In Pseudomonas sp. Q1-7, the genomic window TCTGAAGAACTACCGCGACGGCGAAGGCAGCGGCGAACTCACCTGCGAGGGCTGCAAGGTCGACGGCCAGGGTTTCCAGGCGCGCATGAGCTTCTCCCCCGCCACCTATGACGGCGAGCCGTGCATCCAGGTGGTGATCCGCGCCGAGACCGACAGCGCCGAACTGGAAGAGAAGCTGCGTGAGATCAGCAGCCAGGACCTGGTCACCGGCCTGTTCAACCGCAGCCACTTCAACGAGATGCTCGACGCCGCCGCCGAGCGCGCGGTCAAGGCCGGGCAGCCGTCGAGCCTCGCCTACATCCGCGTCGCCCGCTATTCCAGCCTGCTGGCCGAAGTCGGCATCGCCGGCGTCGACCTGCTGCTCACTGATCTCGCCAACCTGCTGCGCGCCCACTTTGCCGGCGATGCCCAGCTTGCCCGTTACGGCGACGACGTTTTCAGCGTATTGCAGAGCGGCGTCACCCCCGAGCAGACCGTGGAAAGCCTGCAGGGCCTGCTGAAGAAGATCGACATCCACCTGTTCGACGTCAGCAGCCGCACCGTGCAGATCAGCCTGTGCATTGGCGTTGCGGGCCTCAGCGAAACCACGCCCAAGGCCCAGGACGTGGTGGACCGTGCCCACCGCTGTGCCGACGAACTGGGCGACGACGACGGCCTCAAGCTCTACAACCCCGCCGAGGAACTGGCTGCCGCGGCGAACCGTGGCAGCTTGGTGGCCATGGTCCAGCAGGCCCTAGAGAACAACAGCTTCCGCCTGCTGTTCCAACCAATCATCAGCCTGCGGGGCGATAGCTTCGAGCATTACGAAGTGCTGCTGCGGCTGCTCAACCCGCAGGGCGAGGAAGTGCCGCCCGCCGACTTCCTCGACGCCGCCAAGGACGCGGGACTGGCCGAGAAGATCGACCGCTGGGTGATCCTCAACTCCATCAAGCTGCTCGCCGAGCACCGTGCCAAGGGCCATAACACACGGCTCTTCGTCCATCTCTCCGGCGCCAGCTTGCAGGACCAGACCCTGCTGCCCTGGCTCAGCGTGGCGCTGAAGGCCGCGCGCCTGCCCTCCGACGCGCTGATCTTCCAGTTCAGCGAACCGGACGCCATCGCCTACCTGAAACAGGCCAAGGTCCTGACCCAAGGCCTGGCCGAGCTGCATTGCCAGGTGGCGCTGAGCCAGTTCGGCTGTGCCCTCAACCCGTTCAATACACTCAAGCACCTCAGCATTGACTTCGTGAAGGTGGACGGCTCCTTCACCCAGGACCTCAGTCGCGCGGAGAACCAGGAAGTCCTCAAGACGCTGCTGGCCAGCCTGCATGCCCAGGCCAAGCTGACCATAGTGCCCTTCGTCGAGAGCGCCAGCGTGCTGGCCACCCTCTGGCAGGCCGGGGTCAACTACATCCAGGGCTATTACCTGCAGGGCCCGAGCCAGGCGATGGACTACGATTTCTCACCCGGCGACGAGTGAGTGGATCCGGCCGCCCTGGAACGCCAGGAATGAAAAAGCCGCCCACGGGCGGCTTTTTCACGTCCGGCACCAGGCTCAGTGGCGACTGTCGCGATCACGGAAACCGAGCAGGTAGAGGATGCCGTCCAGCCCCAGGGTGGAGATGGCCTGCTTGGCCGACTGCTTGACCAGGGGTTTGGCGCGGAAGGCCACACCCAAGCCGGCCAGGCCGAGCATGGGCAAGTCGTTGGCGCCATCGCCGACGGCGATGGTCTGCTCCAGGCGCAGACCTTCCTTCTGCGCCAGTTCGCGCAGCAGATCGGCCTTGCGCTGGGCATCGACGATGGGCTCGATAGCCACGCCGGTCAGCTTGCCGTCGACTATTTCCAGTTCGTTGGCAAACACGTAGTCGATGCCCAGTTTCGCCTGCAGCTGCCTGGCGAAGTAGCTGAAGCCGCCGGAGAGGATGGCGGTCTTGTAGCCCAGTCGCTTGAGTTCGGCGAACAGGGTTTCCGCCCCTTCGGTGAGACGCAGGGAGGCGCCGATCTCTTCCAGCACTTCTTCCGAGAGTCCCTTGAGCAGCCCCAGGCGCTCCTTGAAGCTGGCACGGAAGTCCAGCTCGCCGCGCATGGCGCGCTCGGTGATCTCGGCGACCTGGTCTCCCACCCCCGCGGCTTTGGCCAGTTCGTCGATCACCTCGGCTTCGATCAGGGTCGAGTCCATGTCGAACACCGCCAGGCGGCGGTTGCGGCGGAACAGCGAATCGCGCTGGAAAGCGATGTCGACGTTCAGCTCCTGGGCGACACTGAGGAACTCGGCGCGAAGGGCCACCGGGTCGGCCGGCTCGCCGCGCACGGAAAACTCGATGCAGCCCTTGCCCTGGTCGGCGGGCATATCCAGCGGCATGCGCCCCGACAGGCGGTCGATGTGATCGATGTTGAGGCCGTATTTGGCGGTGATGGAACTCACCCGCTGCAACTGCTCGGCGGTCACCTTGCGGGTCAGCAAGGTCACGATGTAACGGCTCTTGCCCTGGCCGTCGACCCACTGCTGGTAGTCCGCCTCGGTCACGGGGGTGAAGCGTACCTGCTGATCCAGCTTGTAGGCGGTGAACAGCACGTCCTTGAGCACGGCCGAGGCGCCGGCGTTATCCGGGATCTCCACCAGGATGCCGAACGACAGGGTGTCATGGATCACCGCCTGGCCGATATCGAGGATATTCACGCCGCCCTGGGCCAGCGCACCGGTAATGGCCGCGGTCAGACCGGGACGGTCCTCGCCCGTGATGTTGATCAGGACAATCTCGCGCAAGGCGCACCTCACTCAGCGCATGAAAAGGCGCACATTCTACCCACTTTCACGGTACCCGCGGCATGCCCGGCGCTTTGCCCTGCAAGGGGCGCTCGCTATACTGCGCCACAATTTCGTCCGAGAAGAGCCGCGCTCTGTGAACCGGCCCACGCCTGTCAAACCCGACAATTTCTTTCTCCTGATCTTCCATGCCCTGCGCCAGCGGCGCGTGCCAATCGCCTTGCGCATCGCCAGCCACAGCCTGCTGCTGGTGGCGCTGGCGCTGGTGATCTATGCCTGGGTCATGGGCATGCAATTCAAGCAGGCCATGCAGCAGCAAGCCGACGCCCTGGGCCAGAGCCTGACCGCCCAGACCGCCGCCTCGGCCACCGAACTGCTGGTGTCCAACGACATCCTCAGCCTCAACGTGCTGCTCAACAACCTGGTGAAGAACCCGCTGGTCGCGCACGCAGCCATCTACAGCGTGGACAACCGCATCCTCGCCGAGGCGGGCTCGCGCCCCAAGCAAGGTCTGCTGGGCGAAGCCGAGGGCCTGTATTCCACCCCCATCACCTTTCAGGAAGTGATCGCCGGCCACCTGCGCCTGAGCCTGGACATGGCACAGTTCCAGCAGCCCATGACCATCAGCCTGCAGAGCATGGGCCTGCTCAGCCTGATCCTGCTGGCCCTCACGCTGTCCCTGAGCCTGCGCCTCGGCCGCCATCTGTCGACGCCGCTGCTGCAACTGCGCATCTGGCTGCGCGACCCGGACGACCCCGCGCCCGGCGCCGGCCGGCAGGACGAAATCGGCGACCTGGCCCGCCAGCTGCAGACCCGCCTGGTGCCGGAGAAGCCCGAACCGGAGCCAGAGCCGGAACCCCTGCCGGATGAGGATTACCTTGAGGTCGAACAGGACGACGAACTGGACGACCAGCAACACTTCGAGATCCGTGACCTGCGCGACGAACGTTTCGACGGCGAGGACGAGACCCCGAGCACGCTGTTCACCCCGGATGAGGAAGACCCCTTCGCCGAGCTGCGCGAAGAGCTGGCCGAGCCCGTCGAAGAGCCTGCCCCCGTCATACCGGAGGAGCCGCAGAACAGTGCCGTGCTGGCCATCCAGCTGGGTGCCCAGGACCAACTGCGCCGCCTGCCGCGCGCACGCCTGATGGACCTGCTGCAGCGCTACCGCGATTGTCTGGATCAGGCGGCCCGCCTCTACCATGGCCAACTGCTGACCCTGAACGACGGCAGCAGCCTGATGTTGTTCCACAGCCAGGACAGCGGCGAGGACTACCTGACCCACGCCCTGTGCTGTGGCGAGCTGATGCGCGCACTGGGCCATGCCCTGCAGATCGAGGTCGCCGACAGCGGCATCACCCTTCAGCTGCAGTTGGGGCTCACCCTGGGCGACGACCTCTGCGGTCTCGGCCAGGGCGACCTGCTGCTCGACGAAGCCACCCAGAACGCCCTTGCACTCAGCCAGCACAGCCGCAACCTGCTGCTGGTGGAGCGCGCCATTGCCGACGACGACCTGGTGCGCCAGCGTGCCCGCATTCGCTCCATCACCAGCCCGGAAGGCGCCTGCTGCGTCGAACGCCTGCTGGAACCTTATCCGTCACTGTTGGAACGCCAACTGGCGCGAATGCACGAGGCCCGCGCGCACTGAGCGCATGGATGACGAAGAAGCCCGCCGATGCGGGCTTTTTCGTGCCTGTTCGGTGCCGTCGACCTGGACCGGCATCGGTTACGTCTGAAGCGCGCCGCACGACATCTCCGCCAGCCTTGCCGTATCCACCACCAACCCCGCACCGCGAAACAGCAGACAGAAAAAAGCCCGCATTCAGCGGAATGCTGTTCACATAAGAAGTAATGGGGCTCGATCAGTCCCCTCGCCCCTTTGGGGAGAGGGGGTTAGAGGGGGAAACGACTGTTTCGCAGGGATTTCGCCCCTCTCCCCCAGCCCCTCTCCCATAAATGGGAGAGGGGAGCGAGTCATGCGCGCTTAAGTGAACGGCATTACGCATTCAGCGGGCCTTTTCCAGGATTTTCCAATCAGAAGCGGAACACTTCTACATCGGTGCGTACCGGTGCCGCCATGGGAATCTTCGGCGGTTGCGGTTCCTTGGTCTTGGCCGGAGCAGTGGCGGGCGCAGCCGGCTTGCGCGGGGGCTCGACGGCGACCGGCTGACCTTCCAGCGGTTTCACCGCCGCAGCCAATTGCTCGGCCAATTGCTGCAGCAGCTTGCTCTGGGCCCGCACCTGGTCGGAGGCGGTCCCGGTATGGGGCTCTTCCAGGCGAACCAGACGGCTGTCACGCAACTGGCCGGCACGGTCCAGCAGGCGCCACTGCGCCTCCAGCACAGCCGGTCGCTGCGGGCCCGAATCCAGACGGCTGATGGTCAGCAGCACCTGCACCTCGGGGGTGAAGCCGGGATTACCGGGGGCCAGCACCAGGCGCTGGCTGTCCAGGCGCCAGGACAGCTGACGCAGCAGCAACTGGTCGATATCCGCCGCCAGGCTACCGGCCCAGCGGCCGTCCGGGGCGACGGTCAGGCTGCCGTCGGGCTGGCGCTGAAGCAAGGTTTCGCGCTGCAGGTAGTCGGCCACGGTCACCGGGCCAAGCAGCACTTGCATCCCAGCCTTCTCTGACGGCACCTCCGGGGTGCCGGCATCCAACTGGAACATGGGAACAGGTGGGCTATGCACGCAGCCGGCAAGGCCGAGGAGGCTCACCAGCATCAAAGCCAGGGGAAAACGCACGGTCATCAATCTCATCCAAGGCTGCCTGTTGGAGCAGCCTGCAGTCGAATTCATCGCTCGACGCCATCGTCGACGAATGGCGCGGGGACATATCATCCGTCAATGTGACGCAGGACTCCATAGCCCCACGTCAATTCGCTGTCGCCAATGTCAGGCCAGCGGTTCCACCTGCAGCGCATCGACCCGCTGGAAGCCGCGCGGCAGCTTGTTGCCACGGCGCCCGCGCTCACCCTTGTAGTGTTCCAGATCGTCGGGCCGGAGCGACAGGGTGCGCTTGCCGGCCTGCAGAACCAGGGTCGCTCCCGCCGGCAGCACCGCCAGGTCGGTGAGGTACTCCTCGCGGCTGGCCACACGATCGCCGGGGATGCCGATGATCTTGTTGCCCTTGCCCTTGGCCAGTTGCGGCAGGTCGGCGACCTTGAACAACAGCAGGCGCCCCTCGGTGGTCACCGCGGCCAGCCAGTCCTCGTCAACGCTCTGCACCGGCCGTGGAGACACCACCTTGGCACCGCTCGGCAGGCTGAGCAGGGCCTTGCCGGCCTTGTTCTTGGCTTGCAGGTCGGCCCCCTTGACCACGAAACCGTAACCGGCGTCCGAGGCGATCACATAGGTGGCCTCGTCCTCGGGCAACAACAGGCATTCGAAGTTGGCCCCCGGCGGCGGCGTCAGCCGGCCGGTGAGCGGCTCGCCCTGGCCACGAGCCGACGGCAGCGAGTGGGCCGCCAGGGAATAGCTGCGCCCGGTCGAGTCGATGAACACCGCATACTGGTTCGAACGCCCCGGCGCGGCGGCCTTGAAGCCATCGCCGGCCTTGTAGGACAGACCGACAGCATCGATGTCGTGCCCCTTGGCGCAGCGCACCCAGCCTTTCTCGGAGAGCACCACGGTGACCGGCTCGGTGGGCATCAGCTCGGTTTCCGACAGGGCGCGGGCCTCGGCGCGGGCGACGATGGGCGAGCGGCGCTCGTCACCGTAGGTCTCGGCGTCCTTGATCAGTTCCTCGCGCACCAGTTTCTTCAGCTTGGCGTCGCTGCCCAGCAGGGC contains:
- a CDS encoding EAL domain-containing response regulator, whose product is MAIEKKTIRLLILEDSQNEAERLVSLFRNAGRATRVHRILSADDLSEVLQQSWDLLIAAPDSEHLSPGEALNSIRRQSKDIPFIQLVAENDSDLITEALALGAQDALPQGEDERLVLVANRELANLEQRRARRAAEVSLREAEKRCQLLLDSSVDAIAYVHDGMHIYANRAYVEMFGYDDGDELEGMPMIDLIASADQAGFKDFLKNYRDGEGSGELTCEGCKVDGQGFQARMSFSPATYDGEPCIQVVIRAETDSAELEEKLREISSQDLVTGLFNRSHFNEMLDAAAERAVKAGQPSSLAYIRVARYSSLLAEVGIAGVDLLLTDLANLLRAHFAGDAQLARYGDDVFSVLQSGVTPEQTVESLQGLLKKIDIHLFDVSSRTVQISLCIGVAGLSETTPKAQDVVDRAHRCADELGDDDGLKLYNPAEELAAAANRGSLVAMVQQALENNSFRLLFQPIISLRGDSFEHYEVLLRLLNPQGEEVPPADFLDAAKDAGLAEKIDRWVILNSIKLLAEHRAKGHNTRLFVHLSGASLQDQTLLPWLSVALKAARLPSDALIFQFSEPDAIAYLKQAKVLTQGLAELHCQVALSQFGCALNPFNTLKHLSIDFVKVDGSFTQDLSRAENQEVLKTLLASLHAQAKLTIVPFVESASVLATLWQAGVNYIQGYYLQGPSQAMDYDFSPGDE
- a CDS encoding PqiC family protein, translating into MMTVRFPLALMLVSLLGLAGCVHSPPVPMFQLDAGTPEVPSEKAGMQVLLGPVTVADYLQRETLLQRQPDGSLTVAPDGRWAGSLAADIDQLLLRQLSWRLDSQRLVLAPGNPGFTPEVQVLLTISRLDSGPQRPAVLEAQWRLLDRAGQLRDSRLVRLEEPHTGTASDQVRAQSKLLQQLAEQLAAAVKPLEGQPVAVEPPRKPAAPATAPAKTKEPQPPKIPMAAPVRTDVEVFRF
- a CDS encoding AhpA/YtjB family protein — protein: MNRPTPVKPDNFFLLIFHALRQRRVPIALRIASHSLLLVALALVIYAWVMGMQFKQAMQQQADALGQSLTAQTAASATELLVSNDILSLNVLLNNLVKNPLVAHAAIYSVDNRILAEAGSRPKQGLLGEAEGLYSTPITFQEVIAGHLRLSLDMAQFQQPMTISLQSMGLLSLILLALTLSLSLRLGRHLSTPLLQLRIWLRDPDDPAPGAGRQDEIGDLARQLQTRLVPEKPEPEPEPEPLPDEDYLEVEQDDELDDQQHFEIRDLRDERFDGEDETPSTLFTPDEEDPFAELREELAEPVEEPAPVIPEEPQNSAVLAIQLGAQDQLRRLPRARLMDLLQRYRDCLDQAARLYHGQLLTLNDGSSLMLFHSQDSGEDYLTHALCCGELMRALGHALQIEVADSGITLQLQLGLTLGDDLCGLGQGDLLLDEATQNALALSQHSRNLLLVERAIADDDLVRQRARIRSITSPEGACCVERLLEPYPSLLERQLARMHEARAH
- the serB gene encoding phosphoserine phosphatase SerB, whose product is MREIVLINITGEDRPGLTAAITGALAQGGVNILDIGQAVIHDTLSFGILVEIPDNAGASAVLKDVLFTAYKLDQQVRFTPVTEADYQQWVDGQGKSRYIVTLLTRKVTAEQLQRVSSITAKYGLNIDHIDRLSGRMPLDMPADQGKGCIEFSVRGEPADPVALRAEFLSVAQELNVDIAFQRDSLFRRNRRLAVFDMDSTLIEAEVIDELAKAAGVGDQVAEITERAMRGELDFRASFKERLGLLKGLSEEVLEEIGASLRLTEGAETLFAELKRLGYKTAILSGGFSYFARQLQAKLGIDYVFANELEIVDGKLTGVAIEPIVDAQRKADLLRELAQKEGLRLEQTIAVGDGANDLPMLGLAGLGVAFRAKPLVKQSAKQAISTLGLDGILYLLGFRDRDSRH